The DNA region AGGCTCCGCCTACTGCCCCTGTCTCCATGGTTACGATCGGGCCGACTCCGACCCGCCGCAAGCGGCCTGCACACGTAAGACCTCCAGCTGAGGCCACATTACCCAGCATGCACCTGGTCagggagaaacagagagaatgAGCAGAACGAGCTgctgacacacacagagacacacagagacagagacacacagacacacacacacaccgacacacacagacacacacacacacagagacagagacacacacacacccccacacacacacaccgacacacacacagagacacacacacacacacagagacacacacacacacagacacacacacacagagacagagacacacacagagacagagacacacacacacccccacacacacacaccgacacacacacagagacacacacacacacacagagacacacacacacacagacacacacacacacacaccgacacacacacagagacacacacacacacacagagacacacacacacacagacacacacacacacagacagagacacacacagagacagagacacacacacacacacagacagagacaCACTTACACACAGTTGTGTTTTCCTGacttgtggggactttccatctCCATTCGTTTCCTTCAGCCTAGCTGACCTTTAACCCTTAACCAGTGCTTCCCCTCATGGGAACCAGTAAAACGTCCCACATTGTGGAGCTGCTTCTCTCTCTGGTGGTTCAGCAGCTCCTCACTCCAACCACCTGGCAGTCAGCGCTCAGGGTAAAACTGTGATGTTAAACAggccctgacctctgacccctgcaGGCCCGCCGTCGGCCCCCCGCCACCCGGTCAGTCAGCTGAACGACTCCTCGCTCATCCTGGAGTGGATGGAGCCGCTGGACCGAGGAGGACGGGGAGACCTGAGCTACCGGTTGGCCTGCTCCTCCTGCAGGGACACTGGGAACGCTGGGAGCAGTGAGGTAGGACCACTGGGTCTGCTGGTCGATACCTAATAGATACTGGTTTGATCCCAGTCTGAATCTGTACCTGGACGGTGTTCCTAATGGCTCCGCCCCCTGCCGTCTCCTGCTCAGCGATTGGTCGGCTCCTGCTCGCCCTGTGATGACAGCGTCCTGTTCCGCCCCTCCCAGACGGGCCTGACCCGACCCCGGGTCACCGTCTGGGGGCTCCGCCCACAGACCAGGTACATGTTCACCATCCAATCGGTGAACGGCGTGTCttctgtcagccaatcagagccggCCtccgtcagcatcaacgtcaccAGCAGCAGAGACGGTAAAACACTCCGTTACCCAGAGTGCAGTGGGGCTTCCTGAGCCGCTCATTGATTGGCTGCCTCTCTCTGTAGCTCCGCCCCCGGTGTCCGGCCTGAGGAGGGCGGCAGCGTCCGAGTCCAGCCTGTCCCTGACCTGGACCGCTCCGGTTCTGCAGAACCAGCAGCCGGTCCTGGAGTACCAGCTGCGGTTCCGGCCGCTCGCCGACCGCCAAGCCCCCTGGGAGTACCGGTCCAGCCCGACCTGCTCCCTGGTTCTGTCGGGCCTGCGGCGGGCCACCCAGTACCAGGTCCAGGTCCGGGCCCAGACCCAGGCGGGTTACGGGTCGTTCAGCGGCGCCGGCAGCTTCAGCACTCTGCCCGACGGTaccgacccgacccgaccgCCCGCCGCTCGCCGTGCCGCTCAGCCACCGGGTTCTAACGGCTCCGCTCGGTTCCGACAGGTCCGACCCACTCCCAGCTGGTGCTCACCGCTGTCCTCGTCACCGTGGCGACGCTGCTGCTGGTTGCCGCGGCGACGGCCGGATTCATCTGCTACAGGTAAGAGAAAGAGGATCCTGATGCTGCCATCGCCGAGAACAATGGAGgccgtgacctctgacctcagacACACTCAGCTCAGGGTGTAACAGGTCGACTATATTAGGACTCCTGCAGAacaacttcctgtctgtcttcCTGTCCCTCAGAAAGCGCCGGCAGCGCCGCCCGTCCCGGACCGATAAGACGGGTCAGTACCAGATGGGACAGGGTGAGtctctcagccaatcagaggccttGATTTGCTTACATCACAGCTTATGAACGTGTGATGTCGTTGCCATAGCGATGAAGGTGTACATCGACCCGTTTACCTACGAGGATCCCAACGAGGCGGTCCGAGAGTTCGCCAAGGAGATCGACGCCTCCTTCGTACAGATCGAGGAAGTGATCGGCGCCGGTAAGGAACCACTGGACCCGGCAGAACCGCTGGGAGGTTCTCTGGACCGCAGAGGAACCGGAGCACTTCCTGTAGGAAACAGGAAAACTCAGTTGGTTTTTTCATTGAATTAATAGAAAATTAGGCAAATTCAGAGAAACGTTTTGATCTTTGATGTCTGACTGACTCCAGTAAACCTTTAAACTGGTCCCAGTGCCGTCTGCCTTCAgggattttaaatgtttccagattaataaaataatccagTGACAGATTATTCAGCTGGCAGAGATCTGGGGCTTTTTCAAGACTGATTGTTCACAACCAAAAAGCTAAATGTAACTACAGAAACTCTTCCTGCCTCCCGTCGCTGCAGGGGTCTGCTGAGAACGGCtctgaaggtcagaggtcagagaggACTGAGGGTGGAATGGCTCCCTCAGACTGGGTCCAGTCTGGTTAACGGGTCCAGTCTGGTTTCTGGCTATTAGAGCTTTTATTCCTGAGCGTTCTGGCACTCGagttagatagatagatagatggatggctGGCTGgctaaaactaataataaatcaGAACAGCCACATCCttcatgatgattaatgtttgtttctgattgcatttagtttgtTGTTGCTACCTGGTAAAACCTTTGACCTGGACCTGCTGCCCTGGATTGGAGCAGCGGCGCAGAGGAAACTCTGGGTTCTGCTTCTCATCAGCTGGTTCTGAGGTTCAGAACCGGGTCCAGCTGGGACTGTTTGGGTCCCATCAGAACCAGCTCTGGGCCCAGGCTAAGTTCTctctctgacccggttctggttctctcTCTGACCCGGTCCGGTCCAGGTGAGTTCGGTGAGGTGTGCCGCGGCCGGCTGCGTCTCCCTGGCAGGAAGGAGAACTTCGTGGCCATCAAGACGCTGAAGGGCGGCTACACGGAGCAGCAGAGGCGGGACTTCCTGTCGGAGGCGTCCATCATGGGTCAGTTCCAGCATCCCAACATCATCCACCTGGAGGGCGTCATCACCACTTCCTGTCCCGTCATGATCCTCACCGAGTTCATGGAGAACGGCGCGCTGGACAGCTTCCTGCGGGTCAGAACCACACAGAACCACACTTCCTGTCTGACTGACTTCCCGTCTGGCTCACCTGTCCCCCCGTCGCCCCCTGCAGGTGAACGACGGTCAGTTCACCCCCATCCAGCTGGTGGGGATGCTGCGCGGCATCGCTGCAGGGATGAAGCATCTGGCCGACATGAGCTTCGTCCACAGAGACCTGGCGGCTCGAAACATCCTGGTCAACGTCAACCTGGTCTGCAAGGTGAGACTCACCTGgacgtctgtctgtctgtctgtctgtctgtctgtctgtctctcttcctgtcctcctgtctgtctctctgtctctgacCGTCCTCTGCTCCTTTCGTCCCTCCAGGTGTCAGACTTCGGTCTCAGCCGGTTCCTGACGGAGAACTCGTCCGACCCGACCTACACCAGCTCTCTGGTGAGTCTGTTGCTATGGAAACCTCCACTTCACACCTGGAGGttaaaaagcagagaaacatgaacaaggagacagaaatgttttaatctctttattgttttattatttatgttagaAAAACAGCTAAAGTCGCAATCAATGACACATTTAGTCCTGTTGGGGGCGACAGAGTGTTGTGACACTATATCGCCCCCAACAGGTCACTGTATGTAACACTGTAGCGCTAATATTAATGATTATTGGTTTAGCGTTAGCATAGCTAACTTTTTAGCTTTGTTGTtaatgattagtgctttagcgttagcatAGCCAACTTTTTAGTGCTGATGTTTCCTGGTGTTCCTCAGAGCTGTGTCCTCTTtttattcatgctcttattttgaaaggtgtCTGTCTTCCTGTGCTCAGGGAGGGAAGATCCCCATCAGGTGGACGGCTCCTGAAGCCATCGCCTACAGGTGAGCAGCGGTACTGCAGCCGCCGCGTACTcctggttgctatggagacagTAATGAGTCTCTGCTCACAGGAAGTTCACCTCAGCCAGCGACGTCTGGAGCTACGGCATCGTCATGTGGGAAGTGATGTCATACGGAGAGCGGCCATATTGGGACATGAGCAACCAGGATGTAAGAACCACCAGATAACGAACCCAGAACATGTCACTGACCCGACCCGATCTGACCTGTTCTGACCCGTGTTCTGACCAGGTGATCAACGCCATCGAGCAGGACTACCgcctgccgccgccgccggaCTGCCCCTCCTCGCTCCACAGCCTGATGCTGGACTGCTGGCAGACGGAGCGCGCCAACCGGCCCAGGTTCTGCCACATCGTGTCCGGGCTGGACCGGCTGATCCGGAACCCCGCCTCCCTGAAGGCCACGCCCCCAGAGATGCCCAGgtgaggggaggggaggggtcagaggtcagaagtCAGAAAGGGGCCATGGTGGTTTCAGCTGCAGGTCCAGAACCGATACCAGTAAGACCCCAGTTGACCCGTTCCATGGCTGGTTCCGATCCGAGTCCGGACCCAGAGACTGCTCTGACCAGTCAGCAGGTCTATAGGAAGGTTCtggcccggttctgatccagctCATATTTTTTGTCCTTTGGTCAGAACTGtgacctggaccagaaccataGATTTGACCAGAACAATagactggatcagaaccatgGACTGGATCAGAACTATACACTGGACCAGAACCATggactggaccagaaccggcTGACTAACCTGTCCCTGTGTCCCAGTCCCTCCCAGCCCCTGTTGGACCAGCGCGTCCTGCCGCCGCCGTCAGCCTGCGGTTCCGTGTCCGAGTGGCTCCGGGCCATCAAGATGGAGCGGTACCAGCAGAACTTCGTCCAGGCCGGGCTGACCAGCCTGGACGTGGTGTCGCAGCTCAACACAGAGTAAGGTTCTGGCGGGTTCTGGTGGGTCCAGCCTGATTCAGCCTGATTCAGCCTGGCAGTCGGTGCTCAGGGCTCATGGTTCTCCCTCTCCTCCGTTTCCATAGCGACCTGCTCAGAGTGGGCGTCACCCTCGCCGGCCACCAGAAGAAGATCCTCTCCTCCATCCAGACGCTCAGGATTCACAAGGCCACGCCCACTCTGCTCTactgaccaatcacagcgcaGCCACCATCAGCTCGGCTCTGGCGGCGCCGACTGGACCTGGAGACCAAAGTTCTGACCCGATACAAACCAGACATCCCAGTGGCGCTGATAGACTCCGCCCTCCTGCCTGTTCTAGCCAATCACAGACCTTCTGTTGCCTTATTGATTAACTCTCAGGACTATTGCCAGCCAATCAGCTCCTCAGGAACACCTGGATCGACCAATCAGCAGCCAGCAGAGCCATGATAGAGAATAACTGCTTCTCTGATTGGACGCTGAGAGGATCTATCCTTCCTCAGGTTAAGCCCCGCCCTCTGACTGGGAGCagggttctgattggttctgagGAGGACGGGAACTCCAGACCCGGAGAGTAAAACCCAGAACTGCTTCAGAACCAGATGGTGGTCCAAACAGCTGGGGGGGACAGAACCAGGAAATACATCAGAGTGAGACCTCTTCACCCTGGATCTCTGTCAGGAAGGTTCTGGAGGACATCTGGACCTGCAGCCCGGTTCTggaacagaataataataatgaataatccaaccagaacctccagaccAGCTCTGTCCGAGTTTCTGTGGATCTGGAACATTTTGGATCTCatgaacagaaccagcagctgacTGGACTCTCagatggttctgatgggtccAGATCCTTCTAAATGACTGTAATCCCTCAGAACT from Xiphophorus maculatus strain JP 163 A chromosome 14, X_maculatus-5.0-male, whole genome shotgun sequence includes:
- the LOC102230691 gene encoding ephrin type-B receptor 4-like isoform X1; the encoded protein is MESGQRAEAGRGRASPRGLPGLLVLLGCCWFCWAEEEVLMNTKLETSDLRWTNHPADDQQWEELSGLDEDSNSVRTFQICTPSSPTSYWLRTRWIPRRAATTLYVEIRFTMMECAAMNQRHCKETFNLYYYQADADEATPTHPAWMENPYTKAAAVAADHLLRRGGAERRSNLKLLRLEGLKGAGLYLAFQSQGACMALLAVRVFFRKCPPLRRAFAAFPETVPHSLVEQARGVCVENAVTPPGEMAQPPSMLCGEDGQWVGPPTSSCACRPGYEAGDGNLRCRACPSGNFKMEPGSGGCTSCPDNSNTRIPGSAYCPCLHGYDRADSDPPQAACTRPPSAPRHPVSQLNDSSLILEWMEPLDRGGRGDLSYRLACSSCRDTGNAGSSERLVGSCSPCDDSVLFRPSQTGLTRPRVTVWGLRPQTRYMFTIQSVNGVSSVSQSEPASVSINVTSSRDAPPPVSGLRRAAASESSLSLTWTAPVLQNQQPVLEYQLRFRPLADRQAPWEYRSSPTCSLVLSGLRRATQYQVQVRAQTQAGYGSFSGAGSFSTLPDGPTHSQLVLTAVLVTVATLLLVAAATAGFICYRKRRQRRPSRTDKTGQYQMGQAMKVYIDPFTYEDPNEAVREFAKEIDASFVQIEEVIGAGEFGEVCRGRLRLPGRKENFVAIKTLKGGYTEQQRRDFLSEASIMGQFQHPNIIHLEGVITTSCPVMILTEFMENGALDSFLRVNDGQFTPIQLVGMLRGIAAGMKHLADMSFVHRDLAARNILVNVNLVCKVSDFGLSRFLTENSSDPTYTSSLGGKIPIRWTAPEAIAYRKFTSASDVWSYGIVMWEVMSYGERPYWDMSNQDVINAIEQDYRLPPPPDCPSSLHSLMLDCWQTERANRPRFCHIVSGLDRLIRNPASLKATPPEMPSPSQPLLDQRVLPPPSACGSVSEWLRAIKMERYQQNFVQAGLTSLDVVSQLNTDDLLRVGVTLAGHQKKILSSIQTLRIHKATPTLLY
- the LOC102230691 gene encoding ephrin type-B receptor 4-like isoform X2, which gives rise to MESGQRAEAGRGRASPRGLPGLLVLLGCCWFCWAEEEVLMNTKLETSDLRWTNHPADDQQWEELSGLDEDSNSVRTFQICTPSSPTSYWLRTRWIPRRAATTLYVEIRFTMMECAAMNQRHCKETFNLYYYQADADEATPTHPAWMENPYTKAAAVAADHLLRRGGAERRSNLKLLRLEGLKGAGLYLAFQSQGACMALLAVRVFFRKCPPLRRAFAAFPETVPHSLVEQARGVCVENAVTPPGEMAQPPSMLCGEDGQWVGPPTSSCACRPGYEAGDGNLRCRACPSGNFKMEPGSGGCTSCPDNSNTRIPGSAYCPCLHGYDRADSDPPQAACTRPPSAPRHPVSQLNDSSLILEWMEPLDRGGRGDLSYRLACSSCRDTGNAGSSERLVGSCSPCDDSVLFRPSQTGLTRPRVTVWGLRPQTRYMFTIQSVNGVSSVSQSEPASVSINVTSSRDAPPPVSGLRRAAASESSLSLTWTAPVLQNQQPVLEYQLRFRPLADRQAPWEYRSSPTCSLVLSGLRRATQYQVQVRAQTQAGYGSFSGAGSFSTLPDGPTHSQLVLTAVLVTVATLLLVAAATAGFICYRKRRQRRPSRTDKTAMKVYIDPFTYEDPNEAVREFAKEIDASFVQIEEVIGAGEFGEVCRGRLRLPGRKENFVAIKTLKGGYTEQQRRDFLSEASIMGQFQHPNIIHLEGVITTSCPVMILTEFMENGALDSFLRVNDGQFTPIQLVGMLRGIAAGMKHLADMSFVHRDLAARNILVNVNLVCKVSDFGLSRFLTENSSDPTYTSSLGGKIPIRWTAPEAIAYRKFTSASDVWSYGIVMWEVMSYGERPYWDMSNQDVINAIEQDYRLPPPPDCPSSLHSLMLDCWQTERANRPRFCHIVSGLDRLIRNPASLKATPPEMPSPSQPLLDQRVLPPPSACGSVSEWLRAIKMERYQQNFVQAGLTSLDVVSQLNTDDLLRVGVTLAGHQKKILSSIQTLRIHKATPTLLY
- the LOC102230691 gene encoding ephrin type-B receptor 4-like isoform X4, whose amino-acid sequence is MNTKLETSDLRWTNHPADDQQWEELSGLDEDSNSVRTFQICTPSSPTSYWLRTRWIPRRAATTLYVEIRFTMMECAAMNQRHCKETFNLYYYQADADEATPTHPAWMENPYTKAAAVAADHLLRRGGAERRSNLKLLRLEGLKGAGLYLAFQSQGACMALLAVRVFFRKCPPLRRAFAAFPETVPHSLVEQARGVCVENAVTPPGEMAQPPSMLCGEDGQWVGPPTSSCACRPGYEAGDGNLRCRACPSGNFKMEPGSGGCTSCPDNSNTRIPGSAYCPCLHGYDRADSDPPQAACTRPPSAPRHPVSQLNDSSLILEWMEPLDRGGRGDLSYRLACSSCRDTGNAGSSERLVGSCSPCDDSVLFRPSQTGLTRPRVTVWGLRPQTRYMFTIQSVNGVSSVSQSEPASVSINVTSSRDAPPPVSGLRRAAASESSLSLTWTAPVLQNQQPVLEYQLRFRPLADRQAPWEYRSSPTCSLVLSGLRRATQYQVQVRAQTQAGYGSFSGAGSFSTLPDGPTHSQLVLTAVLVTVATLLLVAAATAGFICYRKRRQRRPSRTDKTGQYQMGQAMKVYIDPFTYEDPNEAVREFAKEIDASFVQIEEVIGAGEFGEVCRGRLRLPGRKENFVAIKTLKGGYTEQQRRDFLSEASIMGQFQHPNIIHLEGVITTSCPVMILTEFMENGALDSFLRVNDGQFTPIQLVGMLRGIAAGMKHLADMSFVHRDLAARNILVNVNLVCKVSDFGLSRFLTENSSDPTYTSSLGGKIPIRWTAPEAIAYRKFTSASDVWSYGIVMWEVMSYGERPYWDMSNQDVINAIEQDYRLPPPPDCPSSLHSLMLDCWQTERANRPRFCHIVSGLDRLIRNPASLKATPPEMPSPSQPLLDQRVLPPPSACGSVSEWLRAIKMERYQQNFVQAGLTSLDVVSQLNTDDLLRVGVTLAGHQKKILSSIQTLRIHKATPTLLY
- the LOC102230691 gene encoding ephrin type-B receptor 4-like isoform X3; this encodes MESGQRAEAGRGRASPRGLPGLLVLLGCCWFCWAEEEVLMNTKLETSDLRWTNHPADDQQWEELSGLDEDSNSVRTFQICTPSSPTSYWLRTRWIPRRAATTLYVEIRFTMMECAAMNQRHCKETFNLYYYQADADEATPTHPAWMENPYTKAAAVAADHLLRRGGAERRSNLKLLRLEGLKGAGLYLAFQSQGACMALLAVRVFFRKCPPLRRAFAAFPETVPHSLVEQARGVCVENAVTPPGEMAQPPSMLCGEDGQWVGPPTSSCACRPGYEAGDGNLRCRACPSGNFKMEPGSGGCTSCPDNSNTRIPGSAYCPCLHGYDRADSDPPQAACTRPPSAPRHPVSQLNDSSLILEWMEPLDRGGRGDLSYRLACSSCRDTGNAGSSERLVGSCSPCDDSVLFRPSQTGLTRPRVTVWGLRPQTRYMFTIQSVNGVSSVSQSEPASVSINVTSSRDAPPPVSGLRRAAASESSLSLTWTAPVLQNQQPVLEYQLRFRPLADRQAPWEYRSSPTCSLVLSGLRRATQYQVQVRAQTQAGYGSFSGAGSFSTLPDGPTHSQLVLTAVLVTVATLLLVAAATAGFICYRKRRQRRPSRTDKTGQYQMGQAMKVYIDPFTYEDPNEAVREFAKEIDASFVQIEEVIGAGEFGEVCRGRLRLPGRKENFVAIKTLKGGYTEQQRRDFLSEASIMGQFQHPNIIHLEGVITTSCPVMILTEFMENGALDSFLRVNDGQFTPIQLVGMLRGIAAGMKHLADMSFVHRDLAARNILVNVNLVCKVSDFGLSRFLTENSSDPTYTSSLGGKIPIRWTAPEAIAYRKFTSASDVWSYGIVMWEVMSYGERPYWDMSNQDVINAIEQDYRLPPPPDCPSSLHSLMLDCWQTERANRPRFCHIVSGLDRLIRNPASLKATPPEMPSPSQPLLDQRVLPPPSACGSVSEWLRAIKMERYQQNFVQAGLTSLDVVSQLNTE